A window of the Citrus sinensis cultivar Valencia sweet orange chromosome 9, DVS_A1.0, whole genome shotgun sequence genome harbors these coding sequences:
- the LOC102607718 gene encoding tetraspanin-8, translated as MFRLSNNLIGILNILTFLLSIPILWAGIWLSNKGVTECEKFLDKPVIILGVFLMIVSLAGLIGACCRVSWLLWVYLVVMFLLIVLLFCFTIMAFVVTNKGAGEVLSGRGYKEYRLGDYSDWLQKRVNNTKNWNKIKSCLIDSKVCSSFHDKYLNDTVEQFYSEHLSSVQSGCCKPSNDCGFNYAGPTQWTKGNTSSTNPDCGAWGNDASTLCYNCQSCKAGLLDQLKSDWKKVAIVNIVFLIVLIIVYSIGCCAFRNSRRDNDYGKYPLGR; from the exons ATGTTTCGTCTAAGCAACAACTTGATCGGGATCCTCAACATCTTAACATTCCTCCTCTCAATTCCGATCCTCTGGGCCGGCATCTGGCTCTCCAACAAGGGCGTGACCGAATGCGAGAAGTTTCTCGACAAGCCCGTGATAATTCTGGGCGTGTTCCTAATGATAGTCTCCTTGGCCGGCCTCATCGGCGCGTGCTGCAGAGTCTCCTGGCTATTGTGGGTCTACTTGGTTGTGATGTTCTTGTTGATTGTGCTGTTGTTTTGCTTCACCATCATGGCCTTCGTCGTGACCAACAAAGGAGCCGGTGAGGTCTTGTCCGGAAGAGGGTATAAGGAGTACAGATTGGGAGATTACTCAGACTGGTTGCAAAAGAGAGTGAATAATACTAAGAATTGGAACAAGATTAAGAGTTGTTTGATTGATAGCAAAGTTTGCTCAAGCTTTCATGATAAGTATCTTAATGACACCGTCGAGCAGTTTTATTCCGAGCACTTGTCTTCTGTTCAG TCTGGTTGCTGCAAGCCATCTAATGACTGTGGATTTAATTATGCCGGTCCAACCCAATGGACTAAGGGAAACACATCTAGCACCAATCCCGACTGTGGTGCATGGGGGAATGATGCAAGTACTTTGTGCTACAACTGCCAATCATGCAAGGCTGGCCTGCTGGACCAACTCAAGAGTGACTGGAAGAAGGTTGCCATTGTCAACATTGTCTTCCTCATAGTGCTTATCATCGTTTACTCCATTGGCTGCTGTGCGTTCAGGAACAGCCGGAGGGACAATGATTACGGAAAGTACCCTCTAGGTCGTTGA